From a single Drosophila sulfurigaster albostrigata strain 15112-1811.04 chromosome 3, ASM2355843v2, whole genome shotgun sequence genomic region:
- the LOC133840345 gene encoding N-acetylgalactosamine kinase isoform X2 has protein sequence MQRKMATSDENNSSLGDEHVAVQKLQPQANFYERLIKLGAFYKQQFSKEPDFYVRVPGRVNIIGEHVDYCGYSVLPMAVEQSIILAVGSVPKNDQLQLRPLDEGKFQIFDSDLNTLDIKLPKTGGPAWYNYYLCGIKGIQEQLGKKWRPIGMQVALSGNVPLAAGLSSSSALVSAAVLATAHVQGMHLDRKLLASISASCEQYIGTHSGGMDQAIAYLAKQGCAQHIEFHPKLKGTPVTLPAGSCFVVANSLVQKKKAASSDYNERVVECRLATRWLAKSQKLPNWQEFIRFIDLEEECNLDNAAYAQLIEKQLSKPLYTREDICEALGITEQQLEMDFLTPSTQHMQQFKLRQRALHVIQESGRVVKFRQICEQLQRRPSKQDVEQLGKLMQQSHHSLRELYECSHPDLERLVALSVKQGVSARVTGAGWGGCIVAMCDSVNAAADYVKVLKREYYAQLPTHLLERYQPNDFNEVVFATVPSNGAELFVQ, from the exons ATG CAGCGCAAAATGGCGACAAGTGACGAAAACAATTCCAGCCTGGGCGATGAGCACGTCGCAGTGCAGAAGCTGCAGCCACAGGCAAACTTCTATGAGCGCCTAATAAAGCTGGGCGCCTTCTACAAGCAACAATTCAGCAAAGAGCCGGACTTCTATGTGCGGGTGCCTGGTCG TGTGAATATCATTGGTGAGCATGTCGACTATTGCGGTTACTCGGTGCTGCCCATGGCGGTGGAGCAGAGCATCATCTTGGCTGTTGGTAGCGTCCCGAAAAACGATCAACTGCAGCTGCGTCCGCTAGACGAGGGCAAGTTCCAGATCTTCGATAGCGATCTCAACACCCTTGA TATTAAGCTGCCCAAAACTGGCGGCCCAGCTTGGTACAATTACTACTTGTGCGGCATCAAGGGTATACAGGAGCAGCTGGGCAAGAAGTGGCGCCCCATTGGCATGCAGGTGGCACTCAGCGGCAATGTGCCCCTCGCTGCAGGTCTCTCCAGCTCTAGTGCGCTAGTCAGCGCAGCTGTGCTAGCCACAGCCCATGTGCAGGGCATGCATCTGGATCGCAAGCTGTTGGCCTCGATATCGGCAAGTTGCGAACAGTATATTGGCACGCACAGCGGCGGCATGGATCAGGCGATTGCCTATCTGGCCAAGCAGGGCTGTGCCCAGCACATTGAATTCCATCCGAAACTTAAGGGCACACCGGTCACATTACCAGCGGGCAGCTGCTTTGTGGTGGCCAATAGTCTGGTGCAGAAGAAGAAGGCTGCATCCTCGGACTACAACGAGCGTGTGGTCGAGTGCCGGCTAGCCACACGTTGGCTGGCCAAGTCACAGAAGTTGCCCAATTGGCAGGAATTCATACGATTCATTGATCTCGAAGAAGAGTGCAATTTGgacaacgctgcgtatgcgcaattaaTTGAGAAGCAATTGAGTAAGCCGCTTTATACACGCGAAGACATCTGCGAGGCTTTAGGAATCACGGAGCAACAGCTGGAAATGGATTTCTTAACGCCCAGCACACAGCATATGCAGCAGTTCAAGCTGCGACAACGCGCACTGCATGTCATTCAGG aATCTGGTCGTGTAGTAAAATTCCGTCAGATTTGCGAGCAGTTGCAGCGTCGTCCCAGCAAACAAGACGTTGAGCAACTGGGCAAACTCATGCAACAGTCGCATCACAGCCTCCGCGAGCTCTACGAATGCTCCCATCCCGATCTTGAGCGACTGGTGGCTCTCTCTGTCAAGCAAGGCGTCAGCGCACGTGTCACTGGAGCTgg CTGGGGGGGCTGCATTGTGGCCATGTGCGACTCGGTCAACGCTGCTGCGGATTATGTCAAGGTGTTGAAGCGTGAGTACTACGCTCAGTTGCCGACGCATCTTTTGGAGCGCTATCAGCCCAATGATTTCAATGAAGTCGTCTTTGCAACTGTGCCCAGCAATGGCGCTGAACTTTTTGTACAATAA
- the LOC133840345 gene encoding N-acetylgalactosamine kinase isoform X1 — MSHQRKMATSDENNSSLGDEHVAVQKLQPQANFYERLIKLGAFYKQQFSKEPDFYVRVPGRVNIIGEHVDYCGYSVLPMAVEQSIILAVGSVPKNDQLQLRPLDEGKFQIFDSDLNTLDIKLPKTGGPAWYNYYLCGIKGIQEQLGKKWRPIGMQVALSGNVPLAAGLSSSSALVSAAVLATAHVQGMHLDRKLLASISASCEQYIGTHSGGMDQAIAYLAKQGCAQHIEFHPKLKGTPVTLPAGSCFVVANSLVQKKKAASSDYNERVVECRLATRWLAKSQKLPNWQEFIRFIDLEEECNLDNAAYAQLIEKQLSKPLYTREDICEALGITEQQLEMDFLTPSTQHMQQFKLRQRALHVIQESGRVVKFRQICEQLQRRPSKQDVEQLGKLMQQSHHSLRELYECSHPDLERLVALSVKQGVSARVTGAGWGGCIVAMCDSVNAAADYVKVLKREYYAQLPTHLLERYQPNDFNEVVFATVPSNGAELFVQ, encoded by the exons ATGTcacac CAGCGCAAAATGGCGACAAGTGACGAAAACAATTCCAGCCTGGGCGATGAGCACGTCGCAGTGCAGAAGCTGCAGCCACAGGCAAACTTCTATGAGCGCCTAATAAAGCTGGGCGCCTTCTACAAGCAACAATTCAGCAAAGAGCCGGACTTCTATGTGCGGGTGCCTGGTCG TGTGAATATCATTGGTGAGCATGTCGACTATTGCGGTTACTCGGTGCTGCCCATGGCGGTGGAGCAGAGCATCATCTTGGCTGTTGGTAGCGTCCCGAAAAACGATCAACTGCAGCTGCGTCCGCTAGACGAGGGCAAGTTCCAGATCTTCGATAGCGATCTCAACACCCTTGA TATTAAGCTGCCCAAAACTGGCGGCCCAGCTTGGTACAATTACTACTTGTGCGGCATCAAGGGTATACAGGAGCAGCTGGGCAAGAAGTGGCGCCCCATTGGCATGCAGGTGGCACTCAGCGGCAATGTGCCCCTCGCTGCAGGTCTCTCCAGCTCTAGTGCGCTAGTCAGCGCAGCTGTGCTAGCCACAGCCCATGTGCAGGGCATGCATCTGGATCGCAAGCTGTTGGCCTCGATATCGGCAAGTTGCGAACAGTATATTGGCACGCACAGCGGCGGCATGGATCAGGCGATTGCCTATCTGGCCAAGCAGGGCTGTGCCCAGCACATTGAATTCCATCCGAAACTTAAGGGCACACCGGTCACATTACCAGCGGGCAGCTGCTTTGTGGTGGCCAATAGTCTGGTGCAGAAGAAGAAGGCTGCATCCTCGGACTACAACGAGCGTGTGGTCGAGTGCCGGCTAGCCACACGTTGGCTGGCCAAGTCACAGAAGTTGCCCAATTGGCAGGAATTCATACGATTCATTGATCTCGAAGAAGAGTGCAATTTGgacaacgctgcgtatgcgcaattaaTTGAGAAGCAATTGAGTAAGCCGCTTTATACACGCGAAGACATCTGCGAGGCTTTAGGAATCACGGAGCAACAGCTGGAAATGGATTTCTTAACGCCCAGCACACAGCATATGCAGCAGTTCAAGCTGCGACAACGCGCACTGCATGTCATTCAGG aATCTGGTCGTGTAGTAAAATTCCGTCAGATTTGCGAGCAGTTGCAGCGTCGTCCCAGCAAACAAGACGTTGAGCAACTGGGCAAACTCATGCAACAGTCGCATCACAGCCTCCGCGAGCTCTACGAATGCTCCCATCCCGATCTTGAGCGACTGGTGGCTCTCTCTGTCAAGCAAGGCGTCAGCGCACGTGTCACTGGAGCTgg CTGGGGGGGCTGCATTGTGGCCATGTGCGACTCGGTCAACGCTGCTGCGGATTATGTCAAGGTGTTGAAGCGTGAGTACTACGCTCAGTTGCCGACGCATCTTTTGGAGCGCTATCAGCCCAATGATTTCAATGAAGTCGTCTTTGCAACTGTGCCCAGCAATGGCGCTGAACTTTTTGTACAATAA
- the LOC133840345 gene encoding N-acetylgalactosamine kinase isoform X3: MATSDENNSSLGDEHVAVQKLQPQANFYERLIKLGAFYKQQFSKEPDFYVRVPGRVNIIGEHVDYCGYSVLPMAVEQSIILAVGSVPKNDQLQLRPLDEGKFQIFDSDLNTLDIKLPKTGGPAWYNYYLCGIKGIQEQLGKKWRPIGMQVALSGNVPLAAGLSSSSALVSAAVLATAHVQGMHLDRKLLASISASCEQYIGTHSGGMDQAIAYLAKQGCAQHIEFHPKLKGTPVTLPAGSCFVVANSLVQKKKAASSDYNERVVECRLATRWLAKSQKLPNWQEFIRFIDLEEECNLDNAAYAQLIEKQLSKPLYTREDICEALGITEQQLEMDFLTPSTQHMQQFKLRQRALHVIQESGRVVKFRQICEQLQRRPSKQDVEQLGKLMQQSHHSLRELYECSHPDLERLVALSVKQGVSARVTGAGWGGCIVAMCDSVNAAADYVKVLKREYYAQLPTHLLERYQPNDFNEVVFATVPSNGAELFVQ, from the exons ATGGCGACAAGTGACGAAAACAATTCCAGCCTGGGCGATGAGCACGTCGCAGTGCAGAAGCTGCAGCCACAGGCAAACTTCTATGAGCGCCTAATAAAGCTGGGCGCCTTCTACAAGCAACAATTCAGCAAAGAGCCGGACTTCTATGTGCGGGTGCCTGGTCG TGTGAATATCATTGGTGAGCATGTCGACTATTGCGGTTACTCGGTGCTGCCCATGGCGGTGGAGCAGAGCATCATCTTGGCTGTTGGTAGCGTCCCGAAAAACGATCAACTGCAGCTGCGTCCGCTAGACGAGGGCAAGTTCCAGATCTTCGATAGCGATCTCAACACCCTTGA TATTAAGCTGCCCAAAACTGGCGGCCCAGCTTGGTACAATTACTACTTGTGCGGCATCAAGGGTATACAGGAGCAGCTGGGCAAGAAGTGGCGCCCCATTGGCATGCAGGTGGCACTCAGCGGCAATGTGCCCCTCGCTGCAGGTCTCTCCAGCTCTAGTGCGCTAGTCAGCGCAGCTGTGCTAGCCACAGCCCATGTGCAGGGCATGCATCTGGATCGCAAGCTGTTGGCCTCGATATCGGCAAGTTGCGAACAGTATATTGGCACGCACAGCGGCGGCATGGATCAGGCGATTGCCTATCTGGCCAAGCAGGGCTGTGCCCAGCACATTGAATTCCATCCGAAACTTAAGGGCACACCGGTCACATTACCAGCGGGCAGCTGCTTTGTGGTGGCCAATAGTCTGGTGCAGAAGAAGAAGGCTGCATCCTCGGACTACAACGAGCGTGTGGTCGAGTGCCGGCTAGCCACACGTTGGCTGGCCAAGTCACAGAAGTTGCCCAATTGGCAGGAATTCATACGATTCATTGATCTCGAAGAAGAGTGCAATTTGgacaacgctgcgtatgcgcaattaaTTGAGAAGCAATTGAGTAAGCCGCTTTATACACGCGAAGACATCTGCGAGGCTTTAGGAATCACGGAGCAACAGCTGGAAATGGATTTCTTAACGCCCAGCACACAGCATATGCAGCAGTTCAAGCTGCGACAACGCGCACTGCATGTCATTCAGG aATCTGGTCGTGTAGTAAAATTCCGTCAGATTTGCGAGCAGTTGCAGCGTCGTCCCAGCAAACAAGACGTTGAGCAACTGGGCAAACTCATGCAACAGTCGCATCACAGCCTCCGCGAGCTCTACGAATGCTCCCATCCCGATCTTGAGCGACTGGTGGCTCTCTCTGTCAAGCAAGGCGTCAGCGCACGTGTCACTGGAGCTgg CTGGGGGGGCTGCATTGTGGCCATGTGCGACTCGGTCAACGCTGCTGCGGATTATGTCAAGGTGTTGAAGCGTGAGTACTACGCTCAGTTGCCGACGCATCTTTTGGAGCGCTATCAGCCCAATGATTTCAATGAAGTCGTCTTTGCAACTGTGCCCAGCAATGGCGCTGAACTTTTTGTACAATAA
- the LOC133840352 gene encoding uncharacterized protein LOC133840352: protein MIMLSTRLTFLFLSCLTLAHAQFFYHQALGLSSSKPSYVPESQYVGYATADAHPSVVQNAQWESELPAELSKSARFYNDPVIAANLAKESLLTRKEMAVVHREAERIPRDQVYKIFKNAGFLSRR from the exons A TGATCATGTTGTCCACCCGCCTAACTTTCCTGTTCCTTAGCTGCCTAACTCTGGCACACGCCCAGTTCTTCTATCATCAGGCTCTTGGCTTGTCCTCGTCGAAGCCTTCGTATGTGCCGGAATCCCAATATGTAGGATATGCCACAGCCGATGCGCATCCTTCAGTCGTCCAGAATGCCCAATGGGAATCCGAATTGCCCGCAGAACTTTCTAAGAGCGCACGCTTCTACAACGATCCCGTGATTGCAGCCAATTTGGCCAAGGAATCGCTCTTGACGCGCAAAGAGATGGCCGTAGTGCACCGCGAGGCCGAAAGGATTCCACGCGACCAGGTCTACAAGATCTTTAAGAACGCGGGCTTTCTGAGTCGTCGATAG